ATTCAGCCGACTTTGCTGCGCTGTAGAAGTCGGCTCAGATTCTGGCTGCGCGCGGGAGTACTGTTGTTCCATCATGACGAGCACGCTCCGTACCTTGACAGTCCCCCTCGATGTCGAATCATCCTCCGGGGGGCTGCCGTCGTTTCTGGTGCGGGACGACGTCCTCTGCTGGTCCCGCCGCGAGGCCGGCCTGGTGGGCTATGGCGAACTGACCCGCTTCAACACCACAGGCCCCGAACGATTCCTTGAAGCCGACATTTGGTGGCGGCACCTCATTCTTGAGGCGGAAATCACGGATCATGTGGATGTTCCAGGCACTGGTCCGGTGGCTTTCGGCTCGTTCGCCTTCTCCAAAACCTCCCCCCACGTTTCCCGCCTGATCCTCCCCGAGCTTGTGGTTGGCATCCGCGACGGCCGCGCCTGGGCCACCCAGCTAACGTTCGACGACGGCCCCCTCACCGAGGCAAGCGTTCTCGCCTCGGTGGACCGCTGGCTGACCGAGCCCGAGCCTAACGGCGACGGTTCAGCGAGCGGAGGGCCCGACGTCGGACTCTCACCGGACGCTATTGCGGCGGACGGTTCCGCCGGTCACCTCAGCCGTGGCTCCTTGAGTGAGGCCGCTTGGATGCAGGCCGTGTCCAACGGTGTGGAGGAAATCCGCGCCGGGAAGCTGGAGAAGCTCGTGTTGGCGCGGGACGTCGTGGCCAACCTTCCCGAGGGCGTCAACGCCGCGGAGGTGCTTCGTCAGCTCGCCGCAAGGTACCGCGAATGCTGGACCTACGGCGTCGACGGACTGGTGGGTGCCACACCGGAAATGCTGATTCAGGTGGAGGGGCGCACCGCACAAGCGCGTGTGTTGGCAGGAACCTTGGATCGCCGTGATGCGGACGGTATGGACGGCTCCCCCATGGAATATGCGGAACGAGTCCTGGCCGGTTCGGAGAAGCAGCGGCACGAACATGAGATCGCCATTGATTCTCTGACGCGGCAACTGGCTCCTTTCTCCGAAGCGATGAATTCCCATAGCGAGCCCTTCATCCTTGAGCTGCCCAATGTGTGGCATCTGGCCTCCGATGTGAAGGCTGAGCTCGCGGACATCGAGGGTCACGTGCCCACGTGCCTGGCCTTGATCAATGCTTTGCATCCCACCGCGGCGGTCTGCGGAACGCCCACCTTGGTGGCCGGGGCTTTGATCCGCAAACTGGAACATCTGGATCGCGGACCCTACGCCGGGCCAGTCGGCTGGCTCGATGCTGCGGGGAACGGCGAATGGGGCATCGCACTGCGTGGCGCGGTCATCGAAGACGCCAACACGGTGCGCCTGTACGCAGGTTGCGGCATCGTTGAGGGCTCACAGCCCGAGGCGGAATTGGCCGAAACGTGGGCCAAATTCAGGCCGATGCTTGAAGCGCTGGGCATCAAGCGCTGAATCTGGGATTCCAGACAGGGCCGCTGCTTGCGGGGTTGATAAGTGGGTAAACTTGTTATCCACTAGTGAAACTTCGTTTCCTGTGATGCACATCTCACGTTCGGCGCTACACTAAAACCGACTCAGTTCAGCATCCACCGCAACAAAAGGTAAACAACATGCAGATCTCCCGTTCGGTTCTGTCCGGCACCAAGATTGCCGCCGTGCTCGCAGCAGGCGCACTGGCCCTGACCGCCTGTGGTGGTTCCTCCACCCCGGCCGCGTCCTCTGAGTCGGGCCTCAAGCTCATCAACGCCGGCAAGCTCACCGTATGCTCGGACGTTCCCTACGAGCCCTTCGAATTCCAGAAGGACGGCAAGATCGTTGGCTTCGACATGGACATCGCCGCCGAGCTCGCCAAGGACGTCAAGGCCGAACTCAACGTAGTGGACAGCTCCTTCGAAGCAATCGAGACCGGCACCGCACTGACCGGTTGCGACGTCTCCATCTCCTCGATCTCCATCACGGACGTCCGCAAGAACGTCATGGACTTCTCCACCCCGTACTTGGACGACGACCTGACCCTCGTGGCCACGTCCGCCTCCGGCATCGACAACCTCGATGGCGCAAAGGGCAAGAAGGTTGGCGTCCAGCAGGCCACCACCGGCGCCCAGTACGCCAAGGACAAGGGAATCGACGCCCAGCAGTTCGAAGACTCCGGCCTCCTGGTCCAGGCCCTCAAGGCTGGCACCATTGACGCCGCCGTCGGCAACCAGTCCGTACTTGGCTACGCCATCAAGGACGACTCCAACCTCAAGCGCGTTGAAGACTACGCAACGGGCGAGAAGCTGGGCATCTCCATCAAGAAGGGCAACACCGCCATGGCGGATGCCGTGAACGCCACGCTGAAGCGCATCACCGACGACGGCACGCTGAAGAAATTCGAGACCACCTGGTTCGGCGAAGCCACCAAGTAGTCCGAGCCCCGGCTCCTCCAAGATCCACGCAGGCGGGCCCCGAAACGATCTGTTGAAACGGTCCTTTCGGGGCCCCACCTGCGCAACATGAATGTGAGAACCCCATGGCAATGACTGCACGTCAACGAGCCAAAGTCAGTTTGTACGTCCAGGCCGGAATCTTTGTTGTGGCCGTGGCCGCCGTGATTATTGCCGTGGACTGGAAGACGGTTGGCACCAGCGTCTTCAACTTCGCCAAGATCGGCCCCATGTTCCCGGATATCTTCCTGGTGGGCCTCAAGAACACCCTTATCTACACTTTCCTGGGCTTTGTGGTGGGCCTCTCCGGCGGCCTCCTGCTCGCCCTGATGAAGCTTTCCTCCTTCCCGCTGTACCGCTGGCTTGCCACGGGCTACATCGAGTTCTTCCGCGGCGTTCCGGCACTGCTGGTCTTCATCGCGTTCGGCTACGGTGTTCCCTTGGCCTTCGGAATCCAGTGGGACGTCAACATCATCGTGATGGTTTCACTGGGTATGGTTGCCGCCGCTTACATCGCTGAAACCCTGCGCGCCGGCCTCCAGGCCGTGCCCAAGGGCCAGATGGAAGCCGCGCGTTCGCTGGGCATGCCTCACTGGCGGGCAATGGTGTCAATCGTCATCCCCCAGGCGTTCAAGATCGTTCTTCCCCCACTGACCAACGAGATCATCCTGCTCACCAAGGACTCCTCGCTGATCTACGTCCTGGGCCTCACCGCCTCCCAGTACGAGCTCACCAAGTTTGGCCGCGACGGCATCTCCAGCCTCGGCGCAGGCCTCACGCCGCTGCTTGTGGCCGGTGCCTTCTACCTGGTCATCACCATCCCCTTGAGCCTCCTGGCACGGAAGTTCGAAAGCCGCTCCGCGCGGACCAAGCGATAGGCAGGACAGTCATGAATAACTCCAATGGGAGCACGGCCACCGTTCGCGCCGCCGGCGTCAATATCAAGGATCTGCGCAAGTCCTACGGCAGCAACGAAGTTCTCAAAGGCATCTCGCTGACGGTCGAACCGGGCCAGGTTGTTTGCTTGATCGGACCTTCGGGTTCGGGCAAGTCCACCCTCCTGCGCTGCGTCAATCTGCTGGAGCAGCCCAACGCAGGAACCATCAACGTGGGCAAGTTCGAGGCCACGGACCCCGATGTGGACCTCAACCGGATGCGCCAGAGCGTCGGCATGGTGTTCCAGCACTTCAACCTTTTCCCGCACCTCAGCGTCCTGGACAACTGCACCATCTCCCAGATGAAGGTGCTCAAGCGGTCCAAGTCAGAGGCCGGGGACGTCGCGCACCGCAACCTGGAACGCGTCGGCCTGGGCCATTTGGCTGACCGTTACCCGGACCAGCTCTCCGGTGGCCAGCAGCAGCGCGTCGCCATTGCCCGGGCACTGTCCATGGACCCGCAGCTCATGCTCTTCGATGAGCCGACGTCTGCCCTCGACCCCGAAACCGTGGGCGATGTCCTGGCCGTCATGCGCAAGCTGGCCCAGGAAGGCATGACCATGTTGGTGGTCACGCACGAGATGGGCTTCGCCCGCGAAGTTGCTGACCGCGTGGTGTTCATGGACGCCGGCGTTGTGGTGGAAGAAGGGCCTGCGGAGAACGTCATCAGCGCTCCCACCCAGCCGCGCACCAAGGAATTCCTGCGCCGCGTCCTCGACCCCACGCACATCGACGTGGTGGACGAGTAACCCTTTGTGGCACTGGCCGCGCACAGTCGTTAGCGCCACCGAAACGGGAGGGTGACACCCATATGGGGGTGTCACCCTCCCGTTTTTGCGTTCGACGCCCTTTCGCGCGCCCGGCGCACCCTTTCGCGCCCGGCGCACCCCTCGTTCAACCACGGCGCACCCCTTCGCGCCATTCGCACCAGCGGCAACGGGTGCGAACAGCGGCAACGGGTGCGAACAGCGGCAACGGGTGCGACCAACACACAACACACGCCCCGCACCACCCCGCACCCGCACACGCCCGGCGCACCCCTCGTTCAACCACGGCGCACCCCTTCGCGCCATTCGCACCAGCGGGAACGGGTGCAAACAGCGGCAACGGGTGCGACCAACACACAACACACGCCCCGCACCACCCCGCACCCGCACACGCCCGGCGCACCCCTCGTTCACCCACGGCGCACCCCTTCGCGCCATTCGCACCAGCGGGAACGGGTGCAAACAGCGGCAACGGGTGCGACCAACACACAACACACGCCCCGCGCCCGCACACGCCCGGCGACGCCCGGCGCACTACTCGTTCAACCACGGCGCACCCCGTCGCGCCATTCGCACCAGCGCGAACCGGTGCAAACAGCGGCAACGGGTGCGACCAACACACAACACACGCCCCGCGCCACCCCGCACCCGCACGAACCCCGGCGCACCCCTCGTTCAACCACGGCGCACCCCTTCGCGCCATTCGCACCAGCGGGAACGGGTGCAAACAGCGGCAACGGGTGCGACCAACACACAACACACGCCCCGCACCACCCCGCACCCGCACACGCCCGGCGCACCCCTCGTTCAACCACGGCGCACCCCTTCGCGCCATTCGCACCAGCGGGAACGGGTGCGACCAACACACCACACACGCCCCGCACCACCCCGCGCCCGCACACGCCCGGCGCACTACTCGTTCAACCACGGCGCACCCCTTCGCGCCATTCGCACCAGCGGCAACGGGTGCAAACAGCGGCAACGGGTGCGGGTAGGCGGAGCGGGGCTAGCCGGCCGTAAGGACTTGGCCCACTGCGGCCGAGACGGCTTCCTTGATCCGGGCATGGAGTGCCCGCAAGCCCGAGCGGTCTACGCGGACTTCCACAATGGTGCGTCCCTTCAGCGGCGACTTGAGGGCCGCGGCGAGTTCCGCCGTCGTGCTCACCGTCTGATGCCCGACGCCGTACGCCGCCGCGAGTGCCCCGATGCCCACTGAGTGCGGGGTACCAAAGAGGCGCTCGACGGCGGTGCCGTAGGCGCCTGAGTCCTCCACCGCACCGTGTTCGAGGAGGCTGAAGATGGCACCGCCGGAATCGTTGAGCACCACGATGCGGAGATCCGGCACGGGCTCGCCGTGGCCGAGGAGCAGTCCGCCGGCGTCATGGAGGAAAGTGACGTCGCCCAGAAGGACCGTGGTTTCGCGTCCGCTGCCCAAGGCGATTCCTGTGGCTGTGGCGATGGTGCCGTCAATACCGGCCAGGCCGCGGTTGGCGTACACGGTGGCGATGGGTTCGGGGTGGGGTTGGCCGGCGAGGTCGACGTCGCGGATCCCGTTGGAGGAACCGAGCACCAACTGCCCGCGGGAATGCTCCCAGACCGTGGCCCCAACGGACGGACCGTTGGCGAGGTCTTCCCCCGCGAGCACACCATCCAGGCCATGCTGGGCGGCAGCACCAGCGAGGAGCCAGGAATCGAGCCATTCGGCGGAGCCACGGCCGGCGAAGTCGGCGAGCTCGGGAAGAGTTTCGATAGGGGTTTCGCGACGTCGGCCCTCTTCGTACCAAGCAACGGGGACGGGCTGGTAGATAGCAGACACAACAGACTCACGCGCCAGAAGGGAAGCCACCGGGCGGGAGAGAGTAGCGCGACCAAACAGGACCACACGTTCGATCGGCGTCGGGGAATCAGGACCGAAGTGTGCCAACAATACCCGGTAAGGCCCTACTGCGTTCCGCCCGAAGCGCGCGTTGGACGAAGGTTCGGCCAGCAGGGGCAGGCCATGGGCGCGGGCAAAGGCCTCGGCTACGGGACCGGCGTCATGGCCCGCGAGGACCACGGTGCGTCGCTCAGCGAGTTCGCCGGATGCTGCCGGAAGGTTCAGTGCTTGGGGACCGGCGTCATAGTGGAACACGCCGTGTCCCGCGGCGGCCGGAAGGGCGTCGCCGTCCGCCGGTACCAAGGGATCACGGAAGGCGAGATTCACTTGGACAGGGCCCGGAGGTGTATCTTCGAGGGCCCCGGTGGCAGCGTAGAGCGCGGTGGCAACAGCCTTCTGCGGGTGGTCACCGGCCGGGACGTCGACGGCGAATCTGACGTGATCGCCGAAAAGGTCCAGTTGGATGGTGGTCTGGTTCGCCCCGGTCCCGTGAAGTTCTTCCGGCCGGTCTGCGGAGATGACGACCACCGGGACAGCTGAATGGTTGGCCTCCATGACTGCCGGCAGAAGATTGCCCACCGCCGTGCCGGAGGTGGTCACCACGGCAACCGGCGCCTCAGTGGAGAGGGCAAGGCCCAGCGCGGTGAACCCTGCGTCGCGCTCATCGATGCGGACGTGGAGCCGGACGCGGCCCGCAGCTTCCGCTTCCGCCAAGGCGTAGGCCATGGGTGCTGAGCGCGAACCCGGCGCTACCACCACGTGCCGCACACCGCCGTCGAGCAGTGCTGTAACAGCGATCCGTGCGGCGCCGATGGATGTCAGAGAGTCCTGGGAAGTCACCGTTCCAGTCTATTGGCGCCGCCCGGCCCCTCATCCCTCTCTCACATCCCTAGCCCTTCCGGCCATCCCTCTCTCACATCCCTAGCCCTTCCGGCCATCCCTCTCTCACATCCCTAGCCCTTCCGGCCATCCCTCTCTCACATCCCTAGCCCTTCCGGCCATCCCTCTCTCACATCCCTAGCCCTTCCGGCCATCCCTCTCTCACATCCCTAGCCCTTCCGGCCAACGGTCTCTCACCCCGGTGCCGTTAGGGTTCCTTCACGTCCAGAACTACCTCGTTGTGGCGGAGGAACCAAGGCTTGAAGGGAGGGTCGAAACGCGCGAACTTGGGCGAACCGATGGGTGTCAGATCAGCCAGCTGAAGGGCCTCCGTCAGCGCTACAGTATGGCGTTGAAAGGCCGCGGCTGATCCGTTGCCTGTGAATCGGGCTACAGCAGATAACGCCCCAGGCACCTCACGGATTTTGACCCTGGACTCGTCAGGTACAGGAGCAGTCTCTACTGTCAGTCCGGCTGGCAGGACAAAGGCAACGACGTAGTCCTGATCGGCCCCCGGAATGGGGCCGCTCTGTAGGACCGGTGCCGTC
This genomic interval from Paenarthrobacter aurescens TC1 contains the following:
- the menD gene encoding 2-succinyl-6-hydroxy-2,4-cyclohexadiene-1-carboxylic acid synthase/2-oxoglutarate decarboxylase (identified by match to protein family HMM PF02776); amino-acid sequence: MTSQDSLTSIGAARIAVTALLDGGVRHVVVAPGSRSAPMAYALAEAEAAGRVRLHVRIDERDAGFTALGLALSTEAPVAVVTTSGTAVGNLLPAVMEANHSAVPVVVISADRPEELHGTGANQTTIQLDLFGDHVRFAVDVPAGDHPQKAVATALYAATGALEDTPPGPVQVNLAFRDPLVPADGDALPAAAGHGVFHYDAGPQALNLPAASGELAERRTVVLAGHDAGPVAEAFARAHGLPLLAEPSSNARFGRNAVGPYRVLLAHFGPDSPTPIERVVLFGRATLSRPVASLLARESVVSAIYQPVPVAWYEEGRRRETPIETLPELADFAGRGSAEWLDSWLLAGAAAQHGLDGVLAGEDLANGPSVGATVWEHSRGQLVLGSSNGIRDVDLAGQPHPEPIATVYANRGLAGIDGTIATATGIALGSGRETTVLLGDVTFLHDAGGLLLGHGEPVPDLRIVVLNDSGGAIFSLLEHGAVEDSGAYGTAVERLFGTPHSVGIGALAAAYGVGHQTVSTTAELAAALKSPLKGRTIVEVRVDRSGLRALHARIKEAVSAAVGQVLTAG
- a CDS encoding hypothetical protein (identified by Glimmer2; putative), whose translation is MRTAATGATNTQHTPRTTPHPHTPGAPLVQPRRTPSRHSHQRERVQTAATGATNTQHTPRTTPHPHTPGAPLVHPRRTPSRHSHQRERVQTAATGATNTQHTPRARTRPATPGALLVQPRRTPSRHSHQREPVQTAATGATNTQHTPRATPHPHEPRRTPRSTTAHPFAPFAPAGTGANSGNGCDQHTTHAPHHPAPAHARRTPRSTTAHPFAPFAPAGTGATNTPHTPRTTPRPHTPGALLVQPRRTPSRHSHQRQRVQTAATGAGRRSGASRP
- the glnQ gene encoding glutamine ABC transporter, ATP-binding protein (identified by match to protein family HMM PF00005), whose amino-acid sequence is MNNSNGSTATVRAAGVNIKDLRKSYGSNEVLKGISLTVEPGQVVCLIGPSGSGKSTLLRCVNLLEQPNAGTINVGKFEATDPDVDLNRMRQSVGMVFQHFNLFPHLSVLDNCTISQMKVLKRSKSEAGDVAHRNLERVGLGHLADRYPDQLSGGQQQRVAIARALSMDPQLMLFDEPTSALDPETVGDVLAVMRKLAQEGMTMLVVTHEMGFAREVADRVVFMDAGVVVEEGPAENVISAPTQPRTKEFLRRVLDPTHIDVVDE
- a CDS encoding isochorismate synthase (identified by match to protein family HMM PF00425; match to protein family HMM TIGR00543), producing MTSTLRTLTVPLDVESSSGGLPSFLVRDDVLCWSRREAGLVGYGELTRFNTTGPERFLEADIWWRHLILEAEITDHVDVPGTGPVAFGSFAFSKTSPHVSRLILPELVVGIRDGRAWATQLTFDDGPLTEASVLASVDRWLTEPEPNGDGSASGGPDVGLSPDAIAADGSAGHLSRGSLSEAAWMQAVSNGVEEIRAGKLEKLVLARDVVANLPEGVNAAEVLRQLAARYRECWTYGVDGLVGATPEMLIQVEGRTAQARVLAGTLDRRDADGMDGSPMEYAERVLAGSEKQRHEHEIAIDSLTRQLAPFSEAMNSHSEPFILELPNVWHLASDVKAELADIEGHVPTCLALINALHPTAAVCGTPTLVAGALIRKLEHLDRGPYAGPVGWLDAAGNGEWGIALRGAVIEDANTVRLYAGCGIVEGSQPEAELAETWAKFRPMLEALGIKR
- a CDS encoding putative amino acid ABC transporter (identified by match to protein family HMM PF00497) — its product is MQISRSVLSGTKIAAVLAAGALALTACGGSSTPAASSESGLKLINAGKLTVCSDVPYEPFEFQKDGKIVGFDMDIAAELAKDVKAELNVVDSSFEAIETGTALTGCDVSISSISITDVRKNVMDFSTPYLDDDLTLVATSASGIDNLDGAKGKKVGVQQATTGAQYAKDKGIDAQQFEDSGLLVQALKAGTIDAAVGNQSVLGYAIKDDSNLKRVEDYATGEKLGISIKKGNTAMADAVNATLKRITDDGTLKKFETTWFGEATK
- a CDS encoding putative amino acid ABC transporter, permease protein (identified by match to protein family HMM PF00528; match to protein family HMM TIGR01726) — its product is MAMTARQRAKVSLYVQAGIFVVAVAAVIIAVDWKTVGTSVFNFAKIGPMFPDIFLVGLKNTLIYTFLGFVVGLSGGLLLALMKLSSFPLYRWLATGYIEFFRGVPALLVFIAFGYGVPLAFGIQWDVNIIVMVSLGMVAAAYIAETLRAGLQAVPKGQMEAARSLGMPHWRAMVSIVIPQAFKIVLPPLTNEIILLTKDSSLIYVLGLTASQYELTKFGRDGISSLGAGLTPLLVAGAFYLVITIPLSLLARKFESRSARTKR